A window from Heteronotia binoei isolate CCM8104 ecotype False Entrance Well chromosome 15, APGP_CSIRO_Hbin_v1, whole genome shotgun sequence encodes these proteins:
- the NGDN gene encoding neuroguidin, producing the protein MLHSGPPPTSFSFYEISGWDPLPVKADGCGLVGQSLIPSIFWQVLEKMRPIDQKLKYQVDKLVKAAVTGALGENDPLRFKPNPGNLMSKLSDSEEEESEEAADGAKGSGKVASKGGSRKYVPPRLVPVHYDETEAEKEKKMLEQAKKRALSSSIIRELKEQYSDAPEEIREGRYAHTTRQSREDEHRTSYEESMMVRLNVSRKEKARRRRAGTLASQLTTLTHFGDISALTGAAPPLDEDLSPQKKKRKKIGTRYGKKKKGECGCESSFAEQAAP; encoded by the exons atgttgcattctgggccgccGCCTACCAGCttt AGCTTTTATGAAATCAGTGGGTGGGACCCGCTGCCGGTTAAAGCAGACGGCTGTGGGCTTGTGGGCCAGAGCCTGATTCCCTCTATATTTTGGCAGGTTTTGGAGAAGATGCGGCCCATCGACCAGAAACTGAAGTACCAGGTGGACAAGCTGGTAAAGGCAGCCGTTACTGGGGCTTTGG GTGAAAACGACCCCCTGAGGTTCAAGCCGAATCCCGGCAACCTGATGAGCAAG CTCAGTGATTCGGAGGAGGAAGAAAGCGAAGAAGCTGCCGATGGCGCAAAGGGTTCTGGGAAAGTGGCATCGAAAGGAGGGAGCAGGAAATACGTCCCGCCCCGTTTGGTGCCTGTACATTACG ATGAAACGGAGgctgagaaggagaagaagatgctgGAACAGGCGAAGAAGCGAGCCCTCAGCAGCTCCATCATCCGGGAGCTGAAAGAGCAGTATTCGGACGCCCCTGAAGAAATCCGCGAGGGACGCTACGCTCACACCACCAGGCAGAGCCGGGAGGACGAGCACCG CACCAGCTATGAGGAGAGCATGATGGTCCGTCTCAACGTCAGCCGGAAAGAGAAGGCTCGCCGGAGGCGGGCGGGCACCCTGGCCTCCCAGCTCACCACCCTCACCCACTTCGGGGACATCAGTGCCCTCACCGGGGCAGCTCCCCCCTTGGACGAG GATCTGAGCccccagaagaagaaaaggaagaagatcgGCACGAGatatggcaagaagaagaagggtgAGTGTGGCTGTGAATCCTCCTTCGCTGAGCAGGCCGCGCCTTGA